The Ornithinimicrobium faecis region CGCGTGACCGGGACTATTGCTGGTGGGTGCTCATTGCTGAGTACTCATCGGGTGCTCATCAGCGTCAAACCCGCTTCCGGTTCCTCGATGACAGGGCCACGCGGCCCCGCCTGGTGGCGCCCGGTCCAGTTGGACCAAGCGTCTGGCGTCCGACCCGGGCGGGTCGAACGGTCCCGTGTGCCAGGTCAGTCCTGCTGACCCAACAACGCCATCAGTGCTGCGCTGTCCGGTCGGCCGGGCACCCGAAGGGCCCGTCCGAACGCACCGCGCTGGATGGCAACCGTCACGCACTCCGGTGTGAGATGCACATAAGCACCCCGCCCCGGTCGGCGTCGTCGTGGGTCGGGGATCAGGTCCCATCCCTGGCCGGGACCGTGCTGGTCACCGGCGACGACGCGCATCAGTGCGGTCTGCTCCGCCCGCTGCCGACACCCCAGGCACGTGCGCACCACAGTGCGACCCGACTGGCGCTCGGACGGCGGAACAACCTGCACCACTCTACAGGGTCACTCGCTCGGAGACACGTCGGACGGGGCCGACCCCGGTCCCTCGGCGTCCGCAGTGTCTGGGCGGATGTCGATCTTCCAGCCGGTCAGCTTGTGGGCCAGTCGGGCGTTCTGCCCCTCCCGGCCGATGGCGAGGGACAGCTGATAGTCCGGCACCACGACGCGTGCCTGCCGGGCCCGGTCGTCCACGATCGTCACCGACTGCACCCGAGAGGGGGACAGCGCCGAGGCGACGAACGTGGCAGCGTCCTCGCTGAAGTCCACGATGTCGATCTTCTCGCCCTGCAGCTCGGTCATCACGGCCCGCACCCGCTGGCCCATCGGGCCGATGCAGGCGCCCTTGGCGTTGACGCCGGGGATCGTGGAGTGGACAGCGATCTTGGTCCGGTGACCGGCCTCGCGTGCCAGCGCCTCGATCCGCACCGTGCCGTCGGCAATCTCGGGCACCTCGAGGGCAAACAGCCGTCGCACCAGGTTGGGGTGCGTGCGCGACAGCGTGATCTGGGGGCCACGCGGACCGCGCTTGACGCCCACCACGAAGCAGCGCAGCCGCTGCCCGTGCTCGTAGGCCTCACCCGGCACCTGCTCGGAGGTCGGCAGCTCGCCCTCGACGGTGCCAAAGTCCACCAGCACGTGCCGTGGGTCGTTGGACTGCTGGATGACGCCGGACACGATGTCGCCCTCGCGGGCACGGAAGTCGCCCAGGATCGCGTCGTCCTCAAGCTCGCGCATGCGTTGCACGATGACCTGACGGGCCGTGGCCGCCGCCACGCGGCCGAACCCCGCGGGGGTGTCAACGAACTCGGGCCCCGGCTCGCCGCGCAGCCCGGTCTCCTCGTCGATCTCCCCAGCCTCACGAGCCCACACCGTGACGTGTCCGCTCTTGCGGTCCAACTCGACCCGAGAGTTTGGGAAGTGGCCCTCGACCCGCTCGTAGGCCATGAGCAGCGCCTGCTCGATGGCCTGCACGATCGTCTCGAGCGGGATCTCGCGCTCTCGCTCCAGTTGCCGCAGCACAGCGATATCGATGTCCATCAGTTGTCCTTCCCACCCGGCCGGGTGAACTCCACCTGCACCTTGGCCGCGCTGATGCGGTCATAGGGCAGCAGATTGTCGGGGGCGTCAGCCAGCCGTATGCCGTTGTGTCCGGCCTCGAGGAGCCTCGCCTCGGTCTCGGCGCCAGTGTCGGCACTCTCACCCTGGGCGGACTCACTCACGCGCAGCCGCAGCAGACGGCCGACATTGCGGCGGAACTGCTCGGGGGTGCTCAGGGGGTGGTCCACACCGAGGGAGGTGACCTCCAGGGTGTAGGGCGCCGAACCCATCGCGTCGGAGTCATCGAGCCCGACTCCAACGGCCCGGCTGGCCTCGGCCACCTCATCGAGGGTGAGCGGCTCCACAGCACTGGTCAGGTCCTGCGCGAGCAGGTCGCTCACGTCACGAGCAACTCCCACACGCACCAGGCGACGTTTGCCAGCGGGGTGCACCGCGACGTCCTCGACGACGACACCGCTGTCCGCGAGCGCGGCTGCTGCCGCCTCCCGAACCTGCTCGGCCTGTCCCATGCTGGGTGCCTCCCTCTTCTGCTGTCGCGATCACGATCGATCGTGCCGGACTGACACCGGAACGGCCACTCTAGCCGCTCCGGTGTGTCAAGATCGCCGTCATGGCCAATGCAGTGACGCGTCGTTCCGTGCTGGCCGTGATCGGGGTGGGACTCGGGGCAGCGCTGGCAGGTTGCGACAGCGGCGAGGAACCCACCGTGAGCACGGCCACGCCCGGTCCCGAACAGCCCGAGGACCCCGCAGACCTGAGCGACCCCGAAGAGACCGACGCCCCAGCGCCCGCCACGGCCGCCGACTCCGCAGCGCTCGTGCTGGCCCTCGAGCGGACCCGCGCGCTGGCGACTCGTTGTCAGCAGATCCGCGGCGCGACGGGCGGGCACCTGAAGACTCAGCAGCAGGTGCAGGAGGCCCTGGACCTGCAGGCACGTGTGCTGACCGACGTCCTGGAGGCCGGCAGTGTGGCCCTCCCCGAGCCGAGCACGGCCCCCACAGGTGACGCGTCCGCGGGTGACGGGGCGGCCTCAACCGGTGCTCCGGGTGACCAGTCGACCTCCACCAGCGACCAGTCGGGAGCCACCGCTGGCCCAGGCGGCGACGGGGACACCGCGACGGCCACGATGCCGCCGGCCGAGCGGGCTGCTGCCGACCTGCGGGCGCTGGGCAAGGCGTGCCTGGAGGACGTTGCTCCGGCCGCCCTGACGTCCCTGAGTGAGGTCAGCGCCGAGAACCTGCCCATGCTGCTCTCGATCGCCGGGCAGCGCGGGGCCACCGCGCACCTGCTGGGG contains the following coding sequences:
- a CDS encoding YlxR family protein, which encodes MVQVVPPSERQSGRTVVRTCLGCRQRAEQTALMRVVAGDQHGPGQGWDLIPDPRRRRPGRGAYVHLTPECVTVAIQRGAFGRALRVPGRPDSAALMALLGQQD
- the nusA gene encoding transcription termination factor NusA, which translates into the protein MDIDIAVLRQLEREREIPLETIVQAIEQALLMAYERVEGHFPNSRVELDRKSGHVTVWAREAGEIDEETGLRGEPGPEFVDTPAGFGRVAAATARQVIVQRMRELEDDAILGDFRAREGDIVSGVIQQSNDPRHVLVDFGTVEGELPTSEQVPGEAYEHGQRLRCFVVGVKRGPRGPQITLSRTHPNLVRRLFALEVPEIADGTVRIEALAREAGHRTKIAVHSTIPGVNAKGACIGPMGQRVRAVMTELQGEKIDIVDFSEDAATFVASALSPSRVQSVTIVDDRARQARVVVPDYQLSLAIGREGQNARLAHKLTGWKIDIRPDTADAEGPGSAPSDVSPSE
- the rimP gene encoding ribosome maturation factor RimP, which translates into the protein MGQAEQVREAAAAALADSGVVVEDVAVHPAGKRRLVRVGVARDVSDLLAQDLTSAVEPLTLDEVAEASRAVGVGLDDSDAMGSAPYTLEVTSLGVDHPLSTPEQFRRNVGRLLRLRVSESAQGESADTGAETEARLLEAGHNGIRLADAPDNLLPYDRISAAKVQVEFTRPGGKDN